The following proteins are co-located in the Doryrhamphus excisus isolate RoL2022-K1 chromosome 3, RoL_Dexc_1.0, whole genome shotgun sequence genome:
- the capn10 gene encoding calpain-10, with translation MESVGREGCGHGSLFEDQDFPSDDCSLFCDSSTPISRLRGHVTWLRPQEICQSPVFFPDNIQQSHPKQGLLGDCWFLCACSMLIKNKHLLEKVFPAQQPLWGDSKYQGSFRFHFWQNGHWMEVTIDDRLPCVDSALCFSHCDASSAFWVALLEKAYAKLHGSYERLWAGQVSEALVDLTGGLAECWILSDVGSEEERQPEESPNQARMTKRPDLDLIYTMRASCALICSTQNVFGGGVELGQQHHAMTVIEWLDVKTVVGSSGVRLFRIRNPWGRGCWGGAWTESGAGWSSLDSSEALELQARVLQGEFWLDESEFLSQFDDVTVGYPINEEGHLQSVYTGNLLPHRHQLPGRWIKGLSCGGSRNSSSYCSNPKFWLKMCDRGEVLVSLLQHRKRSQMAEDITRRQHNHAIALHMWKVEKKRFNLSCTLNKPPCASTHCHAHQREVVLHGQLEPGHYLLIPSTYQLGAEARFLVRVFSSSSFSLSAMKCPAPSLPSTTDGAWEPTYFQGSWVEGNSAGGSRNFASHRRNPRFPFTICDDPVAPLGANVSVMLSQSCAETDLHPIGFHIYKVPAGEQSRTIPSEDPVTSCVPHCYTQDVTMACSLPAGAYVIVPSTYQPDCTGDFTICLSRRVDRRVVKSQEKLGRTIQEVSHISVMQR, from the exons ATGGAAAGTGTTGGAAGAGAGGGGTGTGGTCATGGTAGTCTCTTTGAGGACCAGGACTTCCCCTCGGATGACTGCTCCTTGTTCTGTGACAGTTCCACACCCATCTCCAGGCTGCGAGGACATGTCACCTGGCTCCGTCCACAG gAGATCTGCCAGTCACCTGTTTTCTTCCCAGACAACATCCAACAGAGCCATCCCAAGCAAGGCTTACTGGGAGACTGCTGGTTTCTGTGTGCTTGTTCCATGCTGATCAAGAACAAACATCTTCTGGAGAAA GTCTTTCCTGCTCAGCAACCTCTGTGGGGTGACAGCAAATACCAGGGCTCCTTTCGCTTTCACTTTTGGCAGAATGGACACTGGATGGAGGTGACCATCGATGACCGCCTGCCCTGTGTTGACTCAGCTCTGTGCTTCTCACACTGCGATGCTTCTTCCGCCTTCTGGGTGGCTCTGCTGGAGAAGGCATACGCCAA ACTTCATGGCTCATACGAGCGACTGTGGGCGGGGCAGGTTTCCGAGGCCTTGGTGGACTTAACTGGGGGTCTTGCAGAGTGCTGGATTTTGTCTGACGTTGGTTCAGAGGAGGAACGCCAACCAGAAGAGAGTCCGAATCAGGCCAGGATGACCAAAAGGCCGGACCTGGATCTCATATACACAATGAGAGCTTCTTGTGCTCTCATTTGCTCCACTCAAAACGTATTTGGGG GAGGTGTTGAGCTGGGTCAGCAGCACCATGCCATGACTGTCATAGAGTGGTTGGATGTGAAGACAGTAGTAGGGAGCAGCGGAGTGAGACTGTTCAGGATCAGAAACCCCTGGGGGAGGGGCTGCTGGGGCGGAGCTTGGACAGAAAG TGGAGCTGGCTGGTCCTCTCTTGACTCATCTGAGGCTTTGGAACTCCAAGCCAGGGTGTTACAGGGTGAGTTCTGGCTGGATGAGTCTGAATTCCTATCCCAGTTTGATGATGTCACAGTCGGCTACCCTATCAATGAGGAGGGGCACCTGCAAAGCGTCTATACTG GAAACCTGCTACCTCACCGCCATCAACTTCCTGGCCGCTGGATTAAGGGTCTCTCCTGTGGTGGAAGTCGAAACAGCAGCAGCTACTGTAGCAACCCCAAGTTCTGGCTGAAGATGTGCGACAGAGGTGAGGTTCTCGTCTCCCTGCTGCAGCACAGAAAGCGGAGCCAAATGGCAGAGGATATCACGAGACGCCAGCACAACCATGCCATCGCGTTGCACATGTGGAAG GTGGAGAAGAAGCGTTTTAATCTGAGCTGCACTTTAAACAAACCCCCGTGTGCTTCGACTCACTGCCATGCCCATCAGAGAGAAGTGGTGCTTCACGGGCAGTTGGAGCCCGGACACTATCTTCTCATCCCCAGCACCTACCAGCTAGGAGCAGAGGCCCGCTTCCTCGTCAGGGTTTTCTCGTCGTCCTCCTTTTCCCTCAG TGCCATGAAGTGCCCAGCACCTTCCCTGCCATCAACTACAGACGGAGCGTGGGAGCCCACATACTTTCAGGGCTCATGGGTAGAGGGAAACTCTGCCGGAGGAAGCAGGAACTTCGCTTCTCACCGACGGAACCCTCGCTTCCCGTTTACAATTTGTGATGATCCCGTAGCTCCATTGGGTGCCAACGTCAGTGTTATGCTGAGCCAGAGCTGCGCCGAGACTGACCTGCACCCCATCGGCTTTCATATCTATAAG GTACCAGCAGGCGAACAAAGTCGGACCATCCCCAGTGAGGATCCAGTCACCAGCTGTGTTCCTCACTGCTACACTCAGGATGTCACAATGGCCTGCTCTCTTCCAGCCGGAGCTTATGTCATCGTACCATCCACATACCAGCCTGACTGCACTGGAGACTTCACCATCTGCCTTTCTCGCAGAGTAGACAG GAGAGTTGTGAAAAGCCAAGAGAAGCTGGGAAGAACCATTCAAGAG GTGTCTCACATCTCTGTGATGCAACGCTAG
- the eif4e2 gene encoding eukaryotic translation initiation factor 4E type 2 isoform X1: MPCAPPFLRNSGQEEAEVALLEIPIEKIMNNKFDALKDDDSGDHDQDQGSPKDGEKEKLEEEDKEQNSAKKKMVVPGAGEHPLQYNYTFWYSRRNPGRPASTQSYEQNIKQIGSFASVEQFWRFYSHMIRPGDLTGHSDFHLFKEGIKPMWEDDANKMGGKWIIRLRKGLASRCWENLILAMLGEQFMVGEEICGAVVSVRFQEDIISIWNKTASDRATTARIRDTLRRVLNLPPNTIMEYKTHTDSIKAWEDFHGLVNASGGR, translated from the exons ATGCCGTGCGCGCCGCCGTTCTTGCGGAATTCAGGACAGGAGGAGGCTGAGGTCGCCCTATTAGAGATTCCTATTGAGAAAATAATGAACAACAAATTTGACGC TTTGAAAGATGATGACAGCGGTGACCACGACCAGGACCAAGGCTCACCGAAAGACGGTGAGAAGGAAAAACTCGAAGAGGAGGACAAGGAGCAGAATTCCGCAAAGAAAAAA ATGGTGGTACCAGGGGCTGGTGAGCACCCGCTTCAGTACAACTACACATTTTGGTACTCCAGACGAAACCCAGGGCGACCAGCCAGCACTCAGAGCTATGAGCAGAACATCAAACAGATTGGCAGCTTTGCTTCG GTGGAGCAGTTCTGGCGTTTCTACAGTCACATGATCCGACCAGGCGACTTAACAGGCCACAGTGACTTCCATCTCTTCAAAGAAGGCATTAAACCCATGTGGGAG GACGATGCTAACAAGATGGGCGGGAAGTGGATCATCCGTCTGAGGAAAGGCCTGGCCTCGCGCTGCTGGGAGAACCTCATCCTGGCAATGCTGGGAGAGCAGTTCATGGTTGGAGAGGAGATCTGTGGCGCTGTCGTGTCTGTCCGCTTCCAG GAGGATATCATCTCCATCTGGAACAAAACAGCGAGCGACCGGGCTACCACGGCCCGTATCAGAGATACACTGCGGCGAGTCCTGAACCTGCCCCCCAACACCATCATGGAGtacaagacacacacagacagcatTAA AGCCTGGGAAGACTTCCATGGTCTGGTGAATGCTAGTGGTGGACGTTAG
- the eif4e2 gene encoding eukaryotic translation initiation factor 4E type 2 isoform X2, which produces MPCAPPFLRNSGQEEAEVALLEIPIEKIMNNKFDALKDDDSGDHDQDQGSPKDGEKEKLEEEDKEQNSAKKKMVVPGAGEHPLQYNYTFWYSRRNPGRPASTQSYEQNIKQIGSFASVEQFWRFYSHMIRPGDLTGHSDFHLFKEGIKPMWEDDANKMGGKWIIRLRKGLASRCWENLILAMLGEQFMVGEEICGAVVSVRFQEDIISIWNKTASDRATTARIRDTLRRVLNLPPNTIMEYKTHTDSIKYSLGRLPWSGEC; this is translated from the exons ATGCCGTGCGCGCCGCCGTTCTTGCGGAATTCAGGACAGGAGGAGGCTGAGGTCGCCCTATTAGAGATTCCTATTGAGAAAATAATGAACAACAAATTTGACGC TTTGAAAGATGATGACAGCGGTGACCACGACCAGGACCAAGGCTCACCGAAAGACGGTGAGAAGGAAAAACTCGAAGAGGAGGACAAGGAGCAGAATTCCGCAAAGAAAAAA ATGGTGGTACCAGGGGCTGGTGAGCACCCGCTTCAGTACAACTACACATTTTGGTACTCCAGACGAAACCCAGGGCGACCAGCCAGCACTCAGAGCTATGAGCAGAACATCAAACAGATTGGCAGCTTTGCTTCG GTGGAGCAGTTCTGGCGTTTCTACAGTCACATGATCCGACCAGGCGACTTAACAGGCCACAGTGACTTCCATCTCTTCAAAGAAGGCATTAAACCCATGTGGGAG GACGATGCTAACAAGATGGGCGGGAAGTGGATCATCCGTCTGAGGAAAGGCCTGGCCTCGCGCTGCTGGGAGAACCTCATCCTGGCAATGCTGGGAGAGCAGTTCATGGTTGGAGAGGAGATCTGTGGCGCTGTCGTGTCTGTCCGCTTCCAG GAGGATATCATCTCCATCTGGAACAAAACAGCGAGCGACCGGGCTACCACGGCCCGTATCAGAGATACACTGCGGCGAGTCCTGAACCTGCCCCCCAACACCATCATGGAGtacaagacacacacagacagcatTAAGTAT AGCCTGGGAAGACTTCCATGGTCTGGTGAATGCTAG
- the LOC131125360 gene encoding phospholipid scramblase 1, with the protein MVCASQNATAEGIFTMSAVTDQPLPFGQLEREKHIRMIFRAFQNKCDPLCECHLHSPSGHQALQTSGELQNIRSEESCLDGAGTSNSLSVLDEVSEFHITARPQLQGPQCVPQRIYSIASGDNRLQLFIAVEESSCVCLQCCGPARACSLQGFDQQGHQVFYFDRPLRMDGCCFGCCLMDISAYTAQKRLIGTACQRWSMFTPLIEVKDAEGACAARIQGPCCPSRCLTNQQFQIISNIGEKIGTIWKKWPGFHHEHNMDHEYFGMEGEFSHVALI; encoded by the exons ATGGTGTGTGCATCACAAAACGCTACTGCTGAAG GTATCTTCACCATGTCAGCTGTGACTGATCAGCCTCTTCCCTTTGGCCAACTGGAGCGAGAGAAGCACATCCGCATGATCTTCAGAGCTTTCCAGAACAAATGCGACCCCTTGTGTGAGTGCCACCTTCACTCACCATCAGGACACCAAGCTCTCCAAACATCTGGCGAGCTGCAGAATATAAGGAGCGAGGAGTCGTGCCTTGATGGTGCAGGCACGTCAAACTCTTTGAGTGTGCTGGATGAAGTCAGTGAGTTTCATATCACTGCAAGACCACAGCTACAGG GTCCACAGTGTGTTCCACAAAGGATCTACAGCATCGCCTCAGGGGACAACAGGTTACAATTGTTCATAGCTGTGGAAG aGAGTTCATGCGTGTGCCTTCAGTGTTGTGGTCCAGCTCGTGCTTGTTCCTTGCAGGGTTTTGACCAGCAAGGCCACCAGGTTTTCTACTTTGACAGACCTCTCAGAATGGACGGCTGCTGTTTCGGTTGCTGTCTCATGGATATAAGCGCCTACACGGCTCAAAAGCGACTTATCGGGACTGCGTGTCAGAG GTGGAGCATGTTCACCCCTCTGATTGAAGTCAAAGATGCAGAGGGGGCGTGTGCAGCCAGAATTCAGGGACCGTGCTGCCCAAGCCGCTGCTTGACAAACCAGCAATTCCAG ATTATCTCAAACATTGGGGAGAAAATTGGCACCATATGGAAGAAATGGCCAGGCTTTCACCATGAGCATAATATGGACCATGAATATTTTGGGATGGAGGGTGAGTTTTCTCATGTCGCTTTAATTTAA